CGCTTAATCCAGAATTGTAGTAGTGGAAACCTTCAAGTGATCTCGTGAACAAGAACAACTCAAGAGAATAAATCGGGTCAAATTAAGTTCTAGGTCAAGAAGAACAATATATGAATAATTCAAGAGACACAAGATTTGTTACCGAAGTTCACTCTCACAAAGGGAGCTACGTCTCTGTTGAGGAGCTCACAAAGAGCCgggttgccctataaccctttttCTCACCCAATTAACCACTTAGAAGGATTGAGTACTCACTAGCTCGTGTCTACTAAGGACGGGGTAATATAAACTTCCCGGGACGCTCACACACGAGAGGGCGCTCCACGGGCGATGCCGAACCGTCTAGTagcaagctccaagagtaacaaacgcgAATCGAGTTGTTGGAGATACTTCTAGTGCCTTGAAAAGAACTTGGCTATTCACACTTGTCAAGAACTCAGCTCACACTCAAATCTAGCTCACACCCAAGCCCTAGCTTCGATTCACTCATGGATTAGCTCTAGGAGGGAGTGGGGAGAAGGTTTGGGAGCTTGAGGATGAGTTTAGATCGGAAGTGTCAGCGACAAGAACCGAGGGAGGTGAGGGGGTATATATAGAGGCCCCcctaaaaactagccgttactgggCTGTTAATGTCCTTGTCGGAACTTCTGACTCCAGGTCGGAACTTTCGACCAGTTATAAAACTGCTGGCCGAGAGGATGTTGTCGGAAACTACATTGGACTTCCGTTACGAGGGGTCGGAACTTCCAACCCACTATTTTCTGCTGGCCGAGGACCCTTTGTCGGGAGAAGTATGGCACTTCCGAtgggggtcggaacttccgacccctACTGAATTTTCAGGTTTAAGTGCCCGTGTGTGCCTCGTGATTTTTATCGGGTTGTTAGCTTCTATTCTAGACACTTTAGCATCTCCAGACTATCGTTTTGTGttcctcttaatagtacggtgcttcctatactcaaattcaaattaGAAATTTATAAAAGTCTTCAATGAAGCTCATGCACCATTTCTTTAGCGAATATAGCATCGATACTTGCTCTTTTCAATTTCAATGATTTTAAATTCTCCTCATAACTCAATAAATGCATTAACTCCTTAATTGTGCATGTCATTATCATCAAAACCCACTTAAGGGGTCAAATGCACTTAcacaatgtttctgatttttgcgaGAATTTATATGATTTCTCTGTTTTTTAGTTAAAGTATTCACTTAGGATTCTAGGTGGTCTTCAAAGGAGTTTCCAATTAGTAACGGTAACATATGCACGTCATTTGCTGCCAGGAACAGTACACCCGCTGTGCTGTACAACTACTGATGGTGTGGTCGCCGAGGCCATCTCGTCGACTGCAACAGTTCAGTGGAATGCAGTTAAACTGAAGTAATAGCTTACCAGTAACACGTGTCATATTGTACATTACTACACTGGCCccatttagttcccaaaaatttcatGCGCTATGATAACTTCGAACGTTTGACCATTAACTAGAAGTATTAAGTagggataactgacaaaactcattaTATAACCCCGAAtaaaatcgcgagatgaatctaacgaacataattatgcaatgattagacaatgtcaTGCTACATTAAATAatatctaatgatggattaattaggcttaataaattCGCCTCGCGCTTTCCCGTCCGTccgttttataattagtctatatttaatactcctaattagtgttaTAAAGTGTCAAAAAAATTTAGCCAAAAAATTCGGTAACTAAACGCGAACCTGCTGATATTGCTGATGCATCCTTGCAGGTGCTAACTCCTGGAAACAGAAGTCTCAAGTCAGCTTTGGTAGTAGATGCCAGTACCCATGTGTACACTGTAGATGTAACTATATATACTGGCGGCGTCTACaaatcatttaatttatttgctcacacacacacacacacaaaagaaACAGAGTCAGTCTGTATTGTTTATTGGTAAGTAATAACCGATGTTCGCCTTTACAGTTGAACAACCGCATGCAGCAGCTGACACTATGATCGATGCATATCTAGGTGACTGCAACTGATGAATCCCTCTGAATGTTAATGGCTGAAACTTGTTATAGTATGCGCGCCGTCAGTAGTGTCCCTATCTCAACGTCGGCAGTTAACGTAAACAAAATGAGCATTAGTTTCAGGCAGTTATCATCAAACCAAACGCTACTTGAATATGGCACAATAGCCATTAGGTCCCAGCGAGGGCAGGCACTGCATCAGCACGTCGCGTTTGCAATATGAAAGGTAAATGGTACATAAAAGGAAACATATATAACACGTTTGTTCAATCTAACTTACAAAGGCTTCTACAACATTTTTAGTGGGGAAAGCTAAATCTCACTCGAGTGATTTGGAGGCTCTCCTCACTCGAATTTTTTTCTTCCCCATCTACACCTTCTTCTCCAACTCCGACGAGGTTAGGGTtccgggggcgggggggggggggggggggctgctcACCACCGGCCTTAGAAGgagggccggcggtggtggtgtgggggggggggggggggggggcgacgaggccggcggcggtggcgccgccggcccgggtggcggaggacggcggttgtgcggggccggggcggggggCGATGGctgcaggaggcggcggcgggaggggccTGCGCGGCGGTCGGCGCGGGCGCGCTAGGGTTGCGccggggggtggcggcggggctggGCGGCGGGTGGTGTGTCGGCATGGAAGGGGAGAAGttggaggtagaagatgaaaggaggtagaagatgaaggagAGCCCTTAGATTTTAATCCAGTGATCCAAAAAATTGAATGTGAAGAGGTGATATTTCACTCAAGTGAGGGATAGACACTCCCGTAACAAggtttgaaaacatttttctttttttttgagagcattgaaaacctttttcttGAAAGGGCAAGGGAGTTTATCCCACCTGCTCATTTTTCTCCTTGCACATTCTTTTCCTTCATCCTCCCATTTTCTCCATTGATGCACcagttacataccctacccttAGACCCCCTCCCACTTTCTCCTCGGGTTTAGAAAAACTTAAAGGTCAAGCTGAACATGAGAATTAAGTTTAAGTTTTACAAAGGGTTTATAAAAAGTCTCGAACATCCAACACTCCAAACGTCCTTAGGTACTCCTAGATTCGAAGTTGGAGTAGAAAACAAGAAAAAGTGAAATACCCTCGAAGAAAAACTACAAATCAACCTATAGTATTACAAGTTTACAACAATCTCTACCAAGCTGAAAAATTAATCATTTCCAAAGAAAAAATTGCAACTTGCATTGTcctccaaaaacaaaataaaatatcaTAGGAGAACAAAGGGAAACTCAAGGTAGACCACCAGATATCGACAAAGTAGAGGGACCCAAACGCAAACCCGTCCACCGTATTTATCCACCCTCCTCTGTCCCCGCCTTCTCCACACCTCCACCAAGCTCGCCAGCGCACCCGCCCGGCCATCCCACGCGCGCCGCTCCCCCACCCATGCCGACCGGCCAGGCGCGAGCGCCGCAGCCACCGCTACCGCCAACGCCACCGACGGATCATccctcctccccggcgccggcgcaccgccgccaccgcaccttctcctcctcgtcgtcctcgtcctcctcgtcgctctCCACGGTCTCCTCCgcggcctcctcgccgtcgccgtccccgcgcggccgcggcgccaccTCCGTGCCCTTCTCCTGGGAGCACCACCCGGGCATCCCCAAGACGCGCCtccacgccgtcgccggcgccacggcggacgccccctcccccgcgccgccgctcccgctgccgccgcccctccgcgccCGCCACAAGAACCACCAgcagacccgccgccggcgcgccggcagCAGCCAGCCTGCGGCCGGCGCGGACCCCTTCGCCGCGGCGCTCG
The genomic region above belongs to Panicum virgatum strain AP13 chromosome 8N, P.virgatum_v5, whole genome shotgun sequence and contains:
- the LOC120685942 gene encoding scavenger receptor class F member 2-like, which produces MPTGQARAPQPPLPPTPPTDHPSSPAPAHRRHRTFSSSSSSSSSSLSTVSSAASSPSPSPRGRGATSVPFSWEHHPGIPKTRLHAVAGATADAPSPAPPLPLPPPLRARHKNHQQTRRRRAGSSQPAAGADPFAAALAECTRERAGADSDRRLMDSLFPSPAAAPASASCAPGSRRWSIASAGGVVGLVDLYGCKSAMGVAEGAFVVRRPVAVVRPGPGRAGLGRAGRR